One window from the genome of Diorhabda sublineata isolate icDioSubl1.1 chromosome 10, icDioSubl1.1, whole genome shotgun sequence encodes:
- the LOC130449265 gene encoding uncharacterized protein LOC130449265, with the protein MLVFEGEGILNSLINKLPIELHLPSYQYCGPGTKLEKRLDRGDPGINPLDAACKQHDISYWKNKSLEERHKADQILEDKAWARVKSKDASMGEKAAALLVTGGMKVKRKLGMGCRRRRKRRSLHRDVILKVGKSLKRGTSLKDTATFALRAAKALINEFGGKKEVEVPRVIPVAKSGGFLPLIPLFAGLSALGALSGGAAGIAKTVIDAKHAQKKLEEDVRHNKAMERIGSGLYLKKYSKGGFGLYLKKQKKN; encoded by the exons ATGTTGGTGTTTGAAGGAGAGGGTATTTTGAATTCTCTCATCAATAAACTACCTATTGAACTTCACTTACCTAGCTATCAGTACTGTGGAC ctggtacaaaattggaaaaacgtctTGATCGTGGAGATCCGGGCATCAACCCCTTGGACGCTGCTTGTAAACAACACGATATTTCTTACTGGAAGAATAAGTCTCTCGAAGAACGACACAAAGCCGATCAGATACTTGAAGATAAAGCTTGGGCACGCGTCaaatcaaaagacgcttcaatGGGAGAGAAAGCTGCTGCATTACTTGTAACAGGCGGAATGAAGGTGAAAAGAAAGCTGGGAATGGGTTGTCGTCGTCGTCGCAAACGTCGTTCCTTGCATCGAGATGTTATTCTGAAAGTGGGAAAGTCATTGAAGAGAGGAACATCTTTGAAAGACACCGCAACGTTTGCCTTACGAGCAGCCAAAGCACTTATTAATGAATTTGGTGGCAAAAAAGAAGTCGAGGTTCCTCGAGTAATACCTGTAGCGAAATCCGGAGGTTTCCTACCACTTATTCCTTTGTTTGCCGGTCTTTCGGCACTTGGAGCTTTGTCAGGTGGTGCTGCTGGGATTGCAAAAACTGTCATTGATGCTAAGCATGCGCAAAAGAAATTGGAGGAAGATGTACGTCATAATAAGGCTATGGAACGTATAGGATCTGGCCTATActtgaaaaagtattcaaaaggtggatttggattgtatttaaaaaaacaaaaaaaaaactaa